A region of the Scatophagus argus isolate fScaArg1 chromosome 14, fScaArg1.pri, whole genome shotgun sequence genome:
TAAACCACCCTTTAGGTTCAAAGTTTACTTCAGCTCCAAGCTGAACATCGTAGACGCCTGTGTTGTTGTAATCACGCTGGTGGTCACCATGATCTACACCTTCACCGACCTGACAGGAGCCAGTCTCATCCCCAGGTACCTACATTCCCAGCTAACAGACATGTAATGGGTCATACAGTTGTGTTAGACATTTGGTTTTTGTGTCTAGTCACCATCAAGCAgaataaaaaattgaaaatacataaattttgttgacagtttgaCCTCAGACTGAACAATCCCCAAACAGTGCAGTGAATATTAGAAGATTACCTACCGTTTTGTATTCATAAACCATACAGAGAATAGACCAGTGTCTGAAAATACTGGTCAAGTGGCGTAATATTGATTTCAACCACATATCCTAACCTGAAGGTCACTCTACAGTATGTAGAGTGCCATAGACcctgttaatgttttgtttttttttttaagaaattcCCTCTAATTATACTCAGCACCGTTAAGATGTTCATGTTCTTTTCAGTTATTCAtgagtatatatttttttcattgccTTTTCATCAGGGTGGTGACGTTTCTTCGTTTCCTGAGAATAATAATCCTGGTGAGGGTTTTCAGGCTGGCAGCTCAGAAGAAAGAGCTGGAGAAGGTCACCAGAAGGATGGTAAGATTTTCATCTAATGTAATAAAGTTTAGTGGCAACTGTGTCGAATTATAGCTGGCATCTTTGAgctttactgttatttttctcaGGTTTCTGAGAACAAGCGGCGTTATCAAAAGGATGGATTTGACCTTGATCTTACCTATGTCACAGGttgttgtcacattttgtataacagaaaaaaaaatcccaataAATCTATGTCATAAAATCTACTACTAAGATGACACTCTTTAAGAAGTGTAACATTTGTATCTTTACCAACTTATTTAGACCGAGTCATCGCCatgtcttttccctcctctgggAAGCAGTCATTCTATAGGAACCCAATCAGGGTAAGTCAGGCAAACTTGAGAGCTAAATGAGCCCACCTCCACCACTCCTTTGCTTATAATCTTTACATTCACCAATcccaaaataaattcattaacaGTCACCATTATTACATGGAACTTAAACTTAAAAGTTAAACCACAGTTGTCTAAGTACACACACCTTCTCTTTTGGTGCAGGAAGTGGCGAGGTTCCTAGACACCAAACATGAAGGCCACTATAAAGTTTACAACCTGTGCAGTAAGTTGGCACCTCCTCTCGTCACATGTACTGCATTCCTTTTTAgaactgcacaaaaaaatgtggatattatcttttatttctaGGCGAGAAAGGCTACGACCCTCAGTTCTTCCACTACAGAGTTGAACGGGTTTTCATTGATGACCACAACGTCCCTTGCTTGGAGTGAGTAACACTTTCTGCTGAGAtatcatttttgtttcacttctccTTTTTGCTTGTAATTATACTAAAGCCCTTGAGATTACAGCTACACAAAAGGGCCTTCCAGTGTGCCTCAGTGTCTTTATTATTGCGTGTTCTACTGTCTTTCTCAGGGACATGCTGAAATACACAGCCAGTGTGAGGGAGTGGATGTCTGCTGATCCCCAAAACATCATTGCTATTCACTGTAAAGGAGGGAAAGGTGAAATCAAAGAATATGACttgtttcattattatttgGTGAAGTATTTGAGTTGAGCCAAGACATTAGTTTGATGTACAGAAAGGTACAGAGAAAAAGCAACTTTCACTCTTAGTTTACCCTTTACTGATGATGATTCTACTACACTCCTTTATAGGACGAACAGGTACTATGGTCTGCACCTGGCTTATTGACAGTGACCAGTTTGAGAGTGCTCAAGTAGGTCTTTAAGTCTAAGATTAGTTTAAGCAAAGGTTAATGAACTGGCACAACACAATTAAACAAGACCGCTTCcttacatttatttctgtttgtccaCCAGGACAGTCTGGAGTATTTtggtgagaggaggacagacaaGAGTCGGAGCTCCAAATTTCAGGGAGTGGAGACTCCCTCTCAGGTGAGAACAAGTCATTCAGGGGCCAAATTTACACAGACTTTTCATAGAggcattcattttgaaattctgCCATTCCCACACTGTGTTGAATTCAAAATGAAGTCTGACTGGCTCCTCCCAGTGGTCAAAAACTAAACTGTGGCAGCGGAGTATGGACATATTGGCTGTGTCAGTCTTTTTATATGATTGCATATAAAATACCTTCATACTTGATTTAACATAATTACAAAACATTAGTTACATTTactatattttttattatcacCTATCAGTATCATAGTTTATCATTATTTGTATATATGGGCATGTACacacagcatgtgtgtatgtttcattCTTGTACCATACAGTCCCAACACGGACCCCTCATTAAAACcttgtttcagatgttttagcttttttagccctgttgtgtctgtgtgtacaacAGAGCCGGTACGTGGGGTACTACGAGATCATGAAGAACAGTTTCAGCAGACAGCTGCCTCCACCAAAAAGCCTCAGGATCAAGAGCATCCGTGTCCACTCCATAGCAGGTGAAAACCAGCAGGGCACTTGAATATCTAAATTTTATCCTCTTAGATACGTCTTTGTGCCTGTCTTAatatcagctttttttctttttattgctctTTATTCAGGTGTGGGTAAAGGTGATGGCAGTGATCTCAAGGTGAAGATAATAGTGAAGAAAGAGcttgtatttcagtgtgtgtgtgcaaaacagGAGAACTGCACAGTAAGTTTTACACACTCGGCCCATGCACTCATTTGTTCCCACTGATTCGTTTACTGAATGGT
Encoded here:
- the tpte gene encoding putative tyrosine-protein phosphatase TPTE produces the protein MWFKVYFSSKLNIVDACVVVITLVVTMIYTFTDLTGASLIPRVVTFLRFLRIIILVRVFRLAAQKKELEKVTRRMVSENKRRYQKDGFDLDLTYVTDRVIAMSFPSSGKQSFYRNPIREVARFLDTKHEGHYKVYNLCSEKGYDPQFFHYRVERVFIDDHNVPCLEDMLKYTASVREWMSADPQNIIAIHCKGGKGRTGTMVCTWLIDSDQFESAQDSLEYFGERRTDKSRSSKFQGVETPSQSRYVGYYEIMKNSFSRQLPPPKSLRIKSIRVHSIAGVGKGDGSDLKVKIIVKKELVFQCVCAKQENCTVFPDVGNNAAVISLQNGPVVEGDVKVMFESSAGLPKGYEDVPFYFWFNTSFIGDNKLFLPREELDNPHKPKTWDLYKEDFGITMFFSEP